One Nodularia sp. LEGE 06071 DNA segment encodes these proteins:
- a CDS encoding TPM domain-containing protein, with protein sequence MQSCFWRRTLVSIAVFFLAGSMWVMHSPPALAYDNPDLLPNFQTPVIDLAKTLTDIQEAELITDLEQFEGETGWKLRVLTQFDRTPGRAVINYWGLDDKSILLVADSRGGNILSFSVGDAVYEFLPRTFWIELQTRFGNLYFVRDEGEDQAILQALSSVKGCLLQGGCSVVPGLPREQWILTLITSVVGGIICGFAAHPQKEGQVFAWQWALIFSPLWGILFIAFGIGPVVTRTSDWLPLVRNISGFFIGALVAFLSPFLTRSSSNAES encoded by the coding sequence ATGCAGTCTTGTTTTTGGCGACGCACTCTGGTATCTATTGCTGTATTTTTCTTGGCTGGGTCAATGTGGGTAATGCACTCCCCCCCGGCACTGGCTTATGATAATCCTGATTTATTACCCAACTTTCAAACTCCAGTTATAGATTTAGCTAAAACTCTCACAGATATTCAAGAAGCAGAACTGATCACTGATTTAGAGCAATTTGAAGGTGAAACTGGCTGGAAACTGAGAGTCTTAACCCAGTTTGACCGCACCCCAGGTCGCGCAGTGATTAATTATTGGGGTTTAGATGATAAAAGTATTTTGCTAGTTGCTGATTCTCGTGGCGGTAACATTCTCAGCTTTAGTGTGGGGGATGCCGTTTATGAATTTCTCCCCCGGACTTTTTGGATAGAATTACAAACCCGTTTCGGAAATTTATATTTTGTCCGAGACGAAGGCGAAGACCAAGCCATTTTGCAAGCTTTAAGTTCAGTTAAAGGCTGTTTGCTTCAAGGTGGTTGCTCAGTGGTTCCTGGATTACCGAGGGAACAATGGATACTGACACTGATTACCTCAGTTGTGGGGGGAATAATTTGTGGTTTTGCCGCTCATCCCCAAAAAGAAGGACAGGTTTTTGCTTGGCAATGGGCTTTAATTTTTTCACCTTTGTGGGGAATTTTGTTTATTGCCTTCGGTATTGGCCCAGTTGTGACGCGCACCAGCGATTGGTTGCCTCTAGTTCGTAATATCTCTGGTTTTTTCATTGGGGCTTTAGTTGCCTTCTTGTCTCCGTTTTTGACTCGTTCTTCTTCTAATGCCGAGTCCTGA
- a CDS encoding Uma2 family endonuclease, which yields MSLTVQDLEKMQAAHPDYRMELVDGNVVVMSPSGYESEEVGTEFAALLRNWVRPRQLGRVAGSSAGFRLPNKDLRAPDVSFIRADRLKRSTEDYAELLPDLVVEVKSKTDSLDKLREKIQEFISLGTQIGILIDPRTRTMEVYRSSEKIGLQNGDVLTLPDLLPGWEVNIAEIWSPVFE from the coding sequence ATGTCTCTCACTGTCCAAGACTTAGAGAAAATGCAAGCAGCTCATCCTGACTATCGCATGGAATTGGTAGACGGGAACGTAGTTGTTATGAGTCCATCAGGTTACGAATCGGAAGAAGTAGGAACTGAATTTGCAGCGTTGCTGAGGAATTGGGTAAGACCTCGGCAGTTAGGACGTGTAGCTGGTTCCAGCGCCGGCTTTAGACTACCTAACAAAGATTTACGCGCTCCCGATGTATCATTTATCCGAGCAGATAGGCTCAAGCGTTCTACAGAAGATTATGCCGAATTGCTCCCTGATTTAGTAGTTGAGGTGAAATCTAAAACCGATTCCTTAGATAAACTCCGGGAAAAAATTCAAGAATTTATCAGCCTGGGTACTCAAATCGGCATTTTAATTGACCCCAGAACCAGAACTATGGAAGTTTACCGTTCTAGTGAGAAAATAGGATTACAAAATGGTGATGTGCTGACCCTACCCGACTTACTCCCCGGTTGGGAAGTGAACATTGCCGAAATTTGGTCGCCAGTATTCGAGTAA
- a CDS encoding GTP-binding protein, whose amino-acid sequence MSIPMITVVAGPAGCGKTTWICQQLRNTASAENVIYFSPGTGNVPIDQIRLSAEFPEVKVFSDGQEVEFLNQLAGAETIYIELGFYLELRTIEQIVGNVPYQSVAVLPSQLKDSEYHAWAEKIVKGLDIEINISLNQIWRSPTNGQVIDEDSLNEFWYELSHGAYGTVSRAKGIFDVADGRALYADFVAGVLTTDFLELDLPRHLEGRPQRFSGIETWGENLDESAIRQTLQDCYLSDSAIAQYQEQVKQILTEETIQ is encoded by the coding sequence ATGAGTATACCGATGATTACTGTTGTTGCTGGCCCCGCTGGTTGTGGCAAAACTACTTGGATTTGCCAACAGCTACGTAATACAGCTTCTGCGGAAAATGTAATTTATTTTAGCCCTGGAACTGGGAATGTCCCCATTGACCAGATTCGCCTGAGTGCGGAGTTTCCAGAGGTAAAAGTTTTTAGTGATGGCCAAGAAGTAGAATTTCTCAACCAGCTAGCAGGGGCTGAGACGATTTATATAGAATTAGGATTTTACTTAGAACTGAGAACAATTGAGCAAATTGTCGGAAATGTACCATATCAGTCTGTTGCAGTTTTACCGTCACAGCTGAAAGATTCGGAATATCACGCCTGGGCTGAAAAAATTGTCAAAGGGCTAGATATTGAGATTAATATCAGCCTAAATCAGATTTGGCGATCGCCTACTAATGGTCAAGTGATCGACGAAGATAGTTTAAATGAGTTTTGGTATGAACTATCTCACGGTGCTTATGGTACAGTCAGCCGTGCTAAGGGAATTTTTGATGTTGCTGATGGTAGGGCATTATACGCCGATTTTGTCGCGGGTGTACTGACAACAGACTTTCTGGAATTAGACTTACCACGCCACTTAGAAGGAAGACCACAGCGTTTCAGTGGTATTGAAACCTGGGGAGAAAACTTGGATGAGTCTGCTATTAGACAAACATTACAAGATTGCTATTTGTCAGATAGTGCGATCGCACAATACCAAGAACAAGTAAAACA
- a CDS encoding YtxH domain-containing protein: protein MSNNRSGVFVGGFMLGATIGALTGLLVAPRTGRETRKILQKSANAIPDLAEDLSTSVQIQADRLSASAVRNWDDTLEKLQEAIAAGVDASQRESQNLKQQQAQNDSDSLSQQL, encoded by the coding sequence ATGTCTAATAATCGTTCTGGAGTATTTGTTGGCGGTTTCATGCTGGGAGCTACTATTGGTGCTTTAACTGGTTTGCTCGTAGCCCCACGCACAGGGCGCGAAACGCGGAAAATTTTGCAAAAGTCCGCCAATGCTATCCCAGACTTGGCAGAAGATTTATCAACAAGTGTACAAATTCAGGCAGATCGACTTTCTGCCAGCGCCGTGAGAAATTGGGATGATACCTTAGAGAAACTACAAGAAGCGATCGCGGCTGGTGTAGATGCTAGTCAACGCGAAAGCCAAAACTTGAAGCAGCAACAAGCTCAAAACGACTCAGATTCTCTTTCCCAGCAATTGTAA
- the dapB gene encoding 4-hydroxy-tetrahydrodipicolinate reductase: MTNQALIPVIVNGAAGKMGREVIKAIAQAPDLNLVAAIDTSPEHQDQDAGELAGLSEPLEVPITNQFEAMLGYVAGDRNSPPGVMVDFTHPDGVYDNVRSAIAYGIRPVVGTTGLSPEQLQNLADFAEKASTGCLIIPNFSIGMVLLQQAAVTASQYFDHVEIIELHHNQKADAPSGTAIQTAQLLGELGKPFNTAIVEETEKIPGARGSLAEEGIRIHSVRLPGLIAHQEVIFGAPGQIYTLRHDTSDRSCYMPGVLLAIRKVSLLKSLVYGLEKIL; encoded by the coding sequence ATGACAAATCAAGCTCTTATCCCAGTTATTGTAAACGGTGCGGCTGGCAAAATGGGTCGCGAAGTGATTAAAGCGATCGCCCAAGCCCCAGATTTAAACTTAGTGGCTGCAATTGACACCAGTCCAGAACATCAAGACCAAGATGCTGGAGAATTGGCAGGTTTAAGCGAACCTTTAGAAGTGCCGATTACCAACCAATTTGAAGCCATGCTGGGTTATGTAGCTGGCGATAGAAACTCTCCTCCAGGGGTGATGGTAGACTTTACCCACCCTGATGGAGTTTATGATAATGTGCGGAGTGCGATCGCCTATGGGATTCGTCCAGTAGTAGGAACCACAGGCTTAAGTCCAGAACAACTCCAAAACTTAGCCGACTTTGCCGAAAAAGCTAGTACAGGTTGTCTAATTATTCCTAACTTTTCCATTGGGATGGTACTGTTACAGCAAGCCGCAGTCACAGCTTCTCAATATTTCGACCATGTAGAAATTATTGAACTCCACCATAACCAAAAAGCCGATGCTCCCAGTGGGACAGCGATTCAAACCGCACAATTACTAGGAGAACTTGGTAAACCTTTTAACACCGCTATTGTAGAAGAAACTGAAAAAATTCCAGGAGCCAGGGGTAGTTTAGCAGAAGAAGGCATTAGAATTCATAGTGTGCGCTTGCCGGGACTCATAGCCCATCAAGAAGTGATATTTGGCGCACCCGGTCAAATTTATACATTAAGACATGATACAAGCGATCGCTCCTGTTATATGCCAGGAGTCCTGCTAGCAATTCGCAAAGTCTCGCTGCTCAAGTCCTTAGTGTATGGATTAGAAAAAATACTTTAA
- a CDS encoding phosphate ABC transporter permease yields MLVPLTRKKFEQLIPLIGTGAQYQYYAGKFSNFLQRLLISVIAIAIILLAEVLLRLEFGPVTFLIGVMGAFFWLWYPVFQASMRNVKCRRYKYSGFFRGRVLDWWITDKLMGKQETVNNKGELVIVENREKRINLEVGDNTGFTVELQAPLRNSHKVIVRGQIAEMIVMSNRSDLSSIEEFSDVYIPSHDLWVNDYPYLRRDFFNEVSRRLRKNQQERPPRRRQRMEEA; encoded by the coding sequence ATGTTAGTTCCACTGACTCGGAAAAAATTTGAACAACTCATCCCCCTGATTGGTACTGGCGCGCAGTACCAGTATTACGCGGGTAAATTTTCAAACTTTTTGCAGCGACTGTTAATTTCTGTCATCGCCATAGCGATCATTCTGTTGGCGGAAGTCCTGTTGAGACTAGAATTCGGCCCCGTTACATTTTTAATTGGAGTCATGGGTGCCTTTTTTTGGCTGTGGTATCCCGTGTTTCAGGCAAGTATGAGAAATGTAAAATGCCGCCGTTATAAATACAGTGGCTTTTTCCGGGGTCGAGTTCTAGATTGGTGGATTACAGACAAATTAATGGGAAAACAGGAAACCGTTAACAACAAAGGAGAATTAGTAATTGTTGAAAATAGAGAAAAACGCATCAACTTAGAGGTTGGAGACAATACAGGATTTACCGTAGAGTTACAAGCACCACTACGTAACTCTCACAAAGTGATTGTTCGTGGTCAAATTGCCGAAATGATCGTCATGTCGAACCGTTCTGATTTGAGCAGCATTGAAGAATTCAGTGATGTATACATTCCCAGTCATGACTTGTGGGTGAATGACTATCCTTATCTGCGAAGAGATTTTTTTAATGAAGTTAGTCGCCGTTTGCGTAAAAACCAACAGGAAAGACCACCCCGCCGTCGCCAGAGAATGGAAGAAGCATAA
- a CDS encoding precorrin-8X methylmutase — MEWHVTDAQSLAIIDSEIGDHVFSPAEYEIVRRVIYATADFEYKSLIHFSERALQAGAAALAARTTIVVDVPMVQVGIAQDIQNTFANPVYCSLETVTRPQKQKSRAAWGIETLAKRYPEGIFVVGQAQTALTALVELIASEEIQPALIIATPVGFVNADKAKESLQDSQVPYIIIDSRKGNAVVASAIVDGLVDLAWQAYGQERVKN, encoded by the coding sequence ATGGAATGGCACGTAACCGATGCTCAAAGTTTAGCAATCATTGATAGTGAAATAGGTGATCATGTTTTTTCACCCGCAGAGTATGAGATTGTCCGGCGGGTGATATACGCTACGGCTGACTTTGAATATAAATCTCTGATTCACTTTTCTGAACGTGCTTTACAAGCTGGTGCAGCAGCTTTGGCGGCACGCACGACAATTGTGGTAGATGTGCCAATGGTACAGGTGGGTATTGCCCAGGATATTCAAAATACTTTTGCTAATCCAGTCTATTGCAGCCTGGAAACTGTCACACGCCCCCAAAAACAAAAATCTCGTGCTGCTTGGGGAATTGAAACTTTAGCCAAGCGTTACCCAGAGGGGATTTTTGTGGTGGGTCAAGCGCAAACAGCCCTGACTGCTTTGGTGGAGTTAATTGCATCTGAAGAAATTCAGCCGGCTTTGATAATTGCTACTCCAGTGGGTTTTGTGAATGCGGATAAGGCTAAGGAGAGTTTGCAAGACTCTCAAGTTCCTTACATCATCATTGACAGTCGCAAAGGTAATGCAGTTGTAGCATCTGCCATAGTTGATGGATTGGTAGATTTGGCTTGGCAAGCCTATGGACAGGAGAGAGTTAAAAATTAA